Proteins encoded together in one Amphiprion ocellaris isolate individual 3 ecotype Okinawa chromosome 14, ASM2253959v1, whole genome shotgun sequence window:
- the sms gene encoding spermine synthase, whose protein sequence is MAVRHYTLDFSLSTAVDSASTVSGLMSIFHEQELTETVHDTNGHGYLATFVGKNGRVAILRVHSHGLVTIDLQCYEEDNIAQLDNLLNALEKKLKVLLNGNITRIKKLPAIVRGANVDRYWPTADGRLIEYDIDRVVYEEDSAYQNIKILHSQQYGNILVLDGDVNLAESDFAYTQAITGNGKENYAGKEVLILGGGDGGILAELVKQKPKMITMVEIDQKVIDGCKMYMRKTCGNILDNLKGDCYQIFIEDCVPLLKKYVQEGRTFDYVINDLTAIPISTAPEEDSTWEFLRLILDLSIQVLHPSGKYFTQGNSANLTEALSLYEDQLEKLSCPVGFCKEVVCVPSYLEQWVFYTAWKK, encoded by the exons ATGGCAGTGCGACATTATACCCTCGACTTCAGCCTCTCTACGGCAG TTGACTCCGCCTCGACAGTTTCTggtctgatgtccatatttcaTGAGCAGGAGCTGACAGAGACTGTTCATGACACAAATGGACATGGATACCTTGCTACATTTGTTGGCAAGAATGGCCG GGTTGCCATTCTGCGTGTGCACTCCCATGGGTTGGTGACCATTGATCTGCAATGTTATGAAGAGGATAACATTGCACAACTTGACAAT CTTTTAAATGCACTGGAAAAGAAGCTAAAAGTTCTCTTAAATGGCAATATTACAAGGATTAAAAA GTTACCGGCCATCGTGCGAGGAGCAAACGTTGATCGATACTGGCCCACAGCTGATGGCAGACTGATTGAGTATGACATTGACCGGGTGGTGTACGAAGAAGATTCTGCAtaccaaaacataaaaatattgcACTCACAACAGTATGGAAACATCCTCGTGCTCGATGGAGATGTTA ACCTGGCGGAGAGTGACTTTGCCTACACCCAAGCCATCACAGGAAATGGAAAAGAGAATTACGCTGGAAAAGAGGTGCTGATACtgggaggaggtgatggaggcaTCCTTGCTGAGTTGGTCAAACAAAAGCCAAAGATGATCACCATGGTGGAGAT TGACCAGAAGGTGATAGACGGGTGCAAAATGTATATGAGAAAAACCTGCGGGAACATCCTTGACAACCTGAAGGGAGACTGTTACCAA ATATTTATTGAGGACTGCGTTCCCTTGCTGAAGAAGTACGTCCAGGAAGGAAGGACGTTCGATTATGTAATTAATGACCTCACTGCAATCCCAATATCCACCGCACCAGAAGAAG ACTCTACATGGGAGTTCCTGCGTCTCATCTTAGATCTGTCAATACAAGTCCTGCACCCCAGTGGGAAGTATTTCACACAG GGGAACAGTGCGAATCTGACAGAGGCACTGAGTCTGTATGAGGACCAGCTGGAAAAGCTCTCGTGTCCCGTGGGCTTCTGCAAAGAGGTGGTGTGTGTGCCCTCCTACTTGGAGCA ATGGGTCTTCTACACAGCATGGAAGAAGTAA
- the si:ch211-244c8.4 gene encoding APC membrane recruitment protein 2, with the protein MDVQTENTDPPPCESQPSGKIRKGFKLFGKRKPGNIFSIRSKADGNNKSPVIRSNTLDGLSETLAPDSEQEADKEKGQELSEGEREQADEEPLGEDGVLAAAHARTSISSASSAKSLSFLSLLRGGRRGVGDRRVQTVSQPTGRQRRGLKGLFSNVKFRSKDKEDKEEAPPSPLLMSSRANSVEIIKEDLTLTPKSQPRSLDSPETESYEPSKSLATPDSAATSPSKTPQVTTVSKTNEHVPPSPTSEPPMVPGDTSLSCLLADISSLLTFDSITGGGDIMADVEAEWGKASSAISSPVFSEVTLSSTSLFSTPTISSPLTSTSVSTAATAKPSPVTVPTTASTQSFASLTKTTSTSSPISKPSTIITTFTKSSTLTTPSVKLSTDSTAATESSTTIKIKSTPAPTVTKPSTTPVTLASLSAPTSSHLTTVKSTTSSTSTATMAPPNTPATVVKAPSASPTFTSTASKLASEIAEPPQMISSVSKPSPVATLPPVSAKPSPVAHTPPIPAAITQPSTVKLDSDSSLNLQTSTSYKPFLSSTAGEFKAPVTVSTPCTVTTKPSPTPVILSKMTTAPTSITTADSVSLSKPAPSSTPVDLNKTPPLPVKAPDVCSSSTLTASKTQPSPASVPTPSSTSLDKFLPAATPSPAPVSIDKMPPTPTPISGPTSNAVASTASPTPPVLDQITLSQPKAPPAPAQIPVSVCKDLPPPAQMHVSQTKASPASAQIPISVSKAPPAPAQVPLSVSKEPLAPAQMEIPQSKAPPAPAQIPVSVSKAPPAPAQIPVAVTTGPPAPVCIPTSVSKEPVSQPKAHPAPTTAPCPVTSPPSTPAPCPSEPLASAKLRGSGLASVDRHLASSNITGAQRVQAVSSKTEELHSEPPREKKMPQVKASGLSKIPVVGGGRATKLPVRDNQHADDEPSRDPPTPVLEEERPHFNSHDAGRKDKISAVEANVPTSKHVQEESQQIQPPKVLTSSARDSKIPVKHGAQSHTASQIPQKEAPRTKIPVSKVPVRRVGNKPAGTGGSTQMRK; encoded by the coding sequence ATGGATGTACAAACGGAGAACACGGACCCCCCGCCTTGTGAATCTCAGCCAAGTGGAAAAATCAGAAAAGGATTCAAGCTGTTCGGCAAACGCAAGCCAGGTAACATCTTTTCTATTCGAAGCAAAGCGGATGGAAACAACAAGTCACCTGTTATCAGGAGCAATACGCTTGATGGATTATCAGAGACCCTTGCACCAGAttcagagcaggaggcagacAAGGAAAAGGGACAGGAGCTGagtgaaggagagagggagCAGGCGGATGAGGAACCACTTGGCGAAGATGGCGTTCTGGCTGCTGCTCATGCTCGCACCTCCATTTCTTCAGCCAGCTCGGCCAAATCCCTCAGCTTCTTGTCACTGCTGAGGGGCGGCCGAAGAGGAGTGGGGGACCGCCGAGTCCAAACTGTGTCCCAGCCGACGGGGAGACAGCGTCGTGGGCTGAAGGGTCTCTTCAGCAATGTTAAGTTCAGATCAAAGGATAAGGAGGACAAGGAGGAAGCCCCTCCGAGCCCACTGCTCATGTCATCCCGAGCCAACAGTGTGGAGATCATCAAAGAGGACCTCACCCTCACACCCAAATCCCAGCCTCGCTCTCTGGACAGCCCTGAGACTGAGAGCTATGAGCCCAGCAAGAGTTTAGCAACACCAGACAGTGCAGCAACGTCCCCGTCAAAGACTCCCCAAGTgacaacagtgagtaaaactaaTGAGCATGTGCCGCCTTCGCCCACCTCTGAACCACCAATGGTCCCTGGTGATACGAGCTTGAGCTGCCTGCTGGCAGACATCTCCTCTCTCCTGACCTTTGACTCAATCACAGGGGGTGGAGACATTATGGCTGATGTGGAGGCAGAGTGGGGGAAAGCCAGCAGTGCTATCAGCAGTCCCGTGTTCAGTGAAGTCACGTTATCATCCACATCTCTCTTCTCCACACCCACCATCTCCTCTCCACTGACTTCTACGTCTGTCAGCACTGCTGCCACAGCAAAGCCTTCTCCTGTAACCGTCCCCACAACAGCTTCGACCCAATCCTTCGCTTCTCTGACAAAGACAACTTCAACCTCGTCTCCCATTTCCAAGCCGAGCACCATCATCACAACTTTCACCAAATCTTCCACTTTGACTACTCCCTCAGTCAAACTGAGCACAGACTCTACTGCAGCCACTGAGTCTTCTACCACcattaaaattaaatcaacTCCTGCACCCACTGTAACAAAACCCTCAACCACTCCTGTAACATTAGCAAGCCTTTCAGCTCCAACGTCTTCCCATTTGACGACAGTTAAATCAACAACGAGCTCCACCTCTACAGCTACTATGGCTCCTCCGAACACCCCGGCCACTGTAGTAAAGGCTCCTTCAGCCAGTCCAACTTTTACCTCTACAGCTAGCAAACTGGCTTCAGAGATTGCAGAACCTCCTCAAATGATTTCTTCCGTAAGTAAACCTAGTCCTGTAGCTACTTTACCTCCTGTGTCTGCTAAACCTTCACCAGTAGCCCATACCCCTCCCATCCCTGCTGCCATTACCCAACCTTCAACTGTTAAATTGGATTCCGACAGCAGTTTAAACTTGCAAACATCAACTTCCTACAAACCCTTCTTAAGTTCGACTGCAGGAGAGTTTAAAGCCCCAGTGACAGTATCAACACCCTGTACAGTTACAACCAAACCTTCTCCTACACCGGTTATTCTCTCCAAGATGACAACAGCTCCCACATCAATTACAACTGCAGACTCAGTATCCCTTTCTAAGCCTGCACCCAGCTCTACCCCAGTGGACCTAAATAAAACCCCTCCCCTGCCTGTAAAAGCTCCAGATGTATGTTCTTCCTCTACCTTAACTGCCTCTAAAACCCAACCCTCCCCTGCATCTGTCCCAACTCCATCCTCAACTTCTTTAGATAAGTTTCTTCCTGCAGCTACACCCTCTCCTGCACCAGTCTCTATAGATAAGATGCCCCCAACTCCCACACCAATTTCAGGCCCCACCTCTAATGCTGTTGCCTCTACAGCATCCCCAACACCTCCTGTTTTGGATCAGATCACACTCTCTCAACCTAAGGCCCCTCCTGCTCCTGCTCAAATCCCAGTTTCTGTATGTAAAGATCTGCCTCCTCCTGCTCAAATGCATGTTTCTCAAACTAAAGCCTCTCCTGCCTCTGCTCAAATTCCAATTTCTGTATCTAAAGCCCCTCCCGCCCCAGCTCAAGTCCCACTTTCTGTATCTAAAGAACCACTTGCTCCTGCTCAAATGGAGATTCCTCAATCTAAGGCCCCTCCAGCTCCTGCTCAGATTCCAGTTTCTGTATCCAAAGCCCCTCCTGCCCCTGCTCAGATCCCAGTTGCTGTAACTACAGGCCCTCCTGCCCCTGTTTGTATCCCAACATCTGTATCAAAAGAACCAGTTTCTCAGCCCAAAGCCCATCCTGCACCTACAACTGCCCCTTGCCCTGTCACTTCACCTCCTTCGACCCCTGCACCTTGTCCAAGTGAACCTCTGGCCTCTGCTAAGCTGAGGGGAAGTGGATTGGCATCAGTGGACAGGCACCTGGCTAGTTCAAATATCACGGGAGCACAGAGAGTTCAGGCTGTGtcatcaaaaacagaagaactgCACAGTGAGCCCCCACGAGAAAAGAAGATGCCCCAGGTAAAGGCATCGGGGCTTAGCAAAATACCTGTAGTTGGTGGAGGCAGAGCGACCAAGCTACCTGTCCGAGACAACCAACACGCTGACGATGAACCGAGTAGGGACCCACCTACTCCTGTGCTGGAAGAAGAGAGGCCCCATTTCAACTCACATGATGCAGGGAGAAAAGATAAAATTAGCGCTGTTGAGGCAAATGTTCCCACCTCAAAACACGTGCAGGAGGAGAGTCAGCAGATTCAACCACCGAAAGTTCTCACCAGTTCAGCGCGTGACTCAAAGATCCCTGTGAAGCACGGCGCTCAATCTCACACTGCCTCCCAGATCCCTCAGAAAGAAGCCCCTCGCACCAAGATACCCGTGTCCAAGGTCCCTGTCCGCAGGGTTGGTAATAAACCTGCAGGTACAGGCGGCAGCACCCAgatgagaaaataa